One region of Cloacibacillus sp. An23 genomic DNA includes:
- a CDS encoding plasmid pRiA4b ORF-3 family protein — protein sequence MWRRFQTANDVTMAYLGYVLMTMFEMQAGHLFAFDIPHADNFDRALKKRVSVELPPMEDEGARRLAHRAAASG from the coding sequence ATATGGCGGCGCTTCCAGACGGCGAACGACGTGACGATGGCCTATCTCGGTTACGTTCTGATGACTATGTTCGAAATGCAGGCGGGCCACCTGTTCGCGTTCGACATTCCGCACGCGGATAACTTCGACCGCGCTCTGAAAAAACGCGTGTCCGTCGAGCTGCCTCCAATGGAGGACGAGGGCGCGCGGCGACTGGCACATCGTGCTGCCGCTTCCGGATGA
- a CDS encoding nucleoside-diphosphate sugar epimerase/dehydratase: MYRKLLQMVVWLGMRNRRVMLVDVCCIALAVFIGYSMRFSYFFLSLDDGEGFTRTLAAFSAIVMAALFLGKTYTVVWTRASIEEYTRFAQWYCIGVAVFVIFNYFTRIVSVPRSSFLISILLAIMFMTGMRAAWRLAAVSRHKHGAVSQRALIVGAGEAGTLIARDLLRNQSALEAVGFIDDDPNLRKMTVASLKVLGTKKDISAVIKRYAVDTVLLAIPSATGAQMREYVDILNKENVTVRVVPSFIALADGHVSVSRLRSVNLEDLLRRDPIKLDNENISAVIKGKTVLVTGAGGSIGSEICRQVLAREPKELLALGHGEQSIYLLLESLHDAGNTIPVIPIIADVADEDTMNMIFARHRPQVIFHAGAHKHVPLMEENPREALRVNAFGTWNISTLAGKYGVERFVMISTDKAVHPTSVMGATKRAAERLLLSVQKEFPNTKYMAVRFGNVLGSRGSVVPKFERQIAAGGPVTVTHPDMKRYFMLIPEAVSLVLQAGTMGTGGELFVLDMGAPVKISEMAETLIRLHGYEPYKDIDIQYTGIRPGEKLYEELFYDPSHVDTTGHTKIFKTKLTPEAVSILPRVTEILREADEGRLSGVKLRETILGLGVEAESGE; this comes from the coding sequence ATGTACAGGAAACTGCTTCAGATGGTGGTCTGGCTCGGTATGCGCAACCGCCGCGTAATGCTGGTGGACGTTTGCTGCATAGCCCTGGCCGTGTTCATCGGCTACTCGATGCGCTTCTCGTATTTTTTCCTGAGCCTCGACGACGGCGAGGGCTTTACGCGGACGCTTGCGGCCTTCTCCGCCATAGTCATGGCTGCGCTCTTTCTGGGCAAAACATACACCGTCGTATGGACGCGCGCCAGCATCGAGGAATACACGCGGTTCGCGCAGTGGTACTGCATAGGCGTGGCGGTGTTCGTAATATTCAACTACTTCACGAGGATAGTCAGCGTCCCCCGTTCGTCGTTCCTTATATCGATACTGCTCGCGATCATGTTCATGACCGGAATGCGCGCCGCTTGGCGTCTTGCGGCGGTCAGCCGCCATAAGCACGGCGCGGTGAGCCAGCGCGCGCTCATCGTCGGCGCCGGCGAGGCCGGTACGCTCATAGCGCGCGATCTGCTGCGCAACCAGTCCGCGCTCGAGGCGGTCGGCTTCATCGACGACGATCCGAACCTGCGCAAGATGACTGTCGCCTCTCTCAAGGTGCTCGGCACTAAGAAGGACATCTCGGCGGTCATAAAGCGTTACGCGGTAGACACCGTGCTGCTCGCCATACCGTCGGCCACCGGCGCTCAGATGCGCGAATACGTGGATATACTTAATAAGGAAAACGTCACAGTCCGCGTCGTCCCGAGCTTCATCGCGCTGGCCGACGGGCACGTCAGCGTCAGCCGCCTGCGTTCCGTCAACCTTGAGGACCTCCTGCGCCGCGACCCGATAAAGCTCGACAACGAAAACATTTCGGCCGTAATAAAGGGCAAGACAGTCCTCGTAACGGGCGCCGGCGGCTCGATAGGCTCCGAAATATGCCGCCAGGTCCTCGCGCGCGAGCCTAAGGAGCTGCTGGCCCTCGGCCACGGCGAGCAGTCGATATACCTGCTTCTCGAATCGCTTCACGACGCCGGCAACACCATACCGGTGATCCCGATCATCGCCGACGTCGCCGATGAAGACACGATGAACATGATATTCGCAAGACACCGCCCGCAGGTGATCTTCCACGCCGGCGCGCACAAGCACGTGCCGCTGATGGAGGAGAACCCGCGCGAGGCTCTGCGCGTAAACGCATTCGGTACGTGGAACATTTCCACTCTCGCCGGAAAATACGGCGTCGAACGTTTCGTCATGATATCGACCGACAAGGCCGTCCATCCGACAAGCGTCATGGGGGCGACCAAGCGCGCCGCCGAAAGGCTGCTTCTGTCGGTGCAGAAAGAATTTCCGAACACGAAGTATATGGCGGTGCGCTTCGGCAACGTCCTCGGAAGCCGCGGCAGCGTAGTGCCCAAGTTCGAGCGCCAGATAGCGGCTGGCGGCCCAGTCACAGTCACGCACCCTGATATGAAGCGCTACTTTATGCTGATACCAGAGGCTGTCAGCCTCGTCCTCCAGGCCGGAACGATGGGGACGGGCGGCGAGCTTTTCGTCCTCGACATGGGCGCGCCCGTGAAAATATCCGAAATGGCGGAGACCCTGATACGCCTCCACGGCTACGAGCCGTACAAGGACATAGACATCCAGTACACCGGCATACGCCCCGGCGAAAAACTGTACGAGGAGCTCTTCTACGACCCGAGCCACGTGGACACGACGGGACACACGAAGATTTTCAAGACGAAGCTGACGCCCGAGGCCGTTTCGATACTGCCGCGAGTCACGGAAATCCTGCGCGAGGCCGATGAAGGCCGCCTCTCCGGCGTAAAGCTGAGGGAGACGATACTCGGGCTCGGCGTGGAAGCGGAGAGCGGCGAATAG
- a CDS encoding plasmid pRiA4b ORF-3 family protein: MLPLPDEWNFSSPLTEGERPEEFDAAEIKLRNALFDEGDLAMFTYDFGDDWQIALRVEEIIRNSSIPATDLPKVLDGEGYGIIENCGGAYGLKKLAAAFKRKRGPQYEEFREWLGVDSLDMTAFDIADMNYRLKKVPAIYRKIYENHQAPSRRSVAILTREYLKK; this comes from the coding sequence GTGCTGCCGCTTCCGGATGAGTGGAACTTCAGCTCGCCGCTGACGGAAGGCGAGAGGCCGGAAGAGTTCGACGCGGCCGAAATTAAGCTGCGAAACGCGCTCTTCGACGAGGGAGACCTCGCCATGTTCACCTACGATTTCGGCGACGACTGGCAGATTGCGCTGCGCGTGGAAGAAATAATCAGAAACAGCAGCATTCCCGCGACCGACCTTCCGAAGGTTCTCGACGGCGAAGGATACGGCATAATAGAAAACTGCGGGGGAGCATACGGACTGAAGAAACTCGCCGCCGCCTTCAAAAGAAAGCGCGGGCCGCAGTACGAAGAATTTCGCGAGTGGCTCGGCGTCGATTCGCTCGACATGACCGCCTTCGACATTGCTGATATGAATTACCGCCTGAAAAAGGTTCCGGCGATATACAGAAAAATCTACGAAAACCATCAAGCTCCGTCGAGACGATCCGTAGCGATACTAACGCGCGAATATCTGAAAAAATAA
- a CDS encoding YdcF family protein, which produces MFLLYKFVGSLVVPPGCFIVAILVIAALALRKPRKPVLAGALCALAAAMYVMSSPIFAYHVNKSLDIAYKPQLPPKNVKAAVVVLAGGSSVDENGRPFQPSAATMERLYAAVKLSKEQPSCSRLIFSGGDVYGRNKVTEAEVMKYAAQIMGCRAKIILEDKSRNTDENLKYSAEIIEKLGVKHVVVVTNNFHIERAMDFAYQYMPSNVRLYAYPSGGAKQKELHVTPEMLMPSVGSLSASCTGIKEWIGIAVANLAPEQQKKRVLS; this is translated from the coding sequence ATGTTTCTATTATATAAGTTCGTGGGCTCTCTCGTCGTACCTCCCGGATGCTTTATAGTCGCAATACTCGTAATCGCCGCGCTCGCGCTGCGCAAGCCGCGCAAGCCGGTTCTCGCGGGAGCGCTCTGCGCGCTCGCCGCCGCCATGTACGTCATGAGCTCTCCGATATTCGCCTACCACGTCAACAAATCATTAGACATCGCATATAAGCCCCAGCTTCCACCTAAAAACGTCAAAGCCGCGGTCGTCGTGCTCGCCGGCGGCTCGTCTGTAGACGAGAACGGCAGACCATTCCAGCCCTCAGCGGCGACGATGGAACGTCTCTACGCCGCGGTAAAGCTCTCGAAGGAGCAGCCTTCGTGCTCGCGCCTGATCTTCTCCGGCGGCGACGTCTACGGGCGCAACAAAGTGACGGAAGCCGAGGTCATGAAATACGCGGCGCAGATAATGGGCTGCCGCGCGAAGATCATCCTTGAGGACAAATCCAGAAACACGGACGAAAACCTCAAATACAGCGCGGAGATCATCGAGAAGCTCGGAGTGAAGCACGTCGTCGTCGTCACCAACAACTTCCACATAGAGCGCGCTATGGACTTCGCCTACCAGTACATGCCGTCGAACGTAAGGCTCTACGCCTACCCGAGCGGCGGCGCTAAGCAGAAGGAGCTGCACGTGACGCCGGAGATGCTGATGCCGAGCGTCGGCTCGCTCAGCGCGTCATGCACCGGCATAAAAGAATGGATAGGCATAGCCGTCGCGAATCTAGCGCCAGAACAGCAGAAGAAGCGCGTTCTTTCTTAA
- a CDS encoding YdcF family protein: MFALYKIIGAFAAPPGLFIAALLAAASAAFVTARRPRRHGRNFTPVALVLFAAVLYVMSTPAGALLTAGPLESAYSVQLPPEGEDAAFVVLAGGSSYDGRGSSVQPSPQALERVYTAVTLASKRDGNSVLVMSGGNVFGDNDRSEASAMRDAARAMGWRGETVLEEESRTTAENMKYCAGIVRSLGIENVAVVTNAYHMPRAMYLARRFMPGTRLYPCPGPRQADPLVRGLPSFLPAAGSLDISCTAAREWIGIAASAAASLRK; encoded by the coding sequence ATGTTCGCACTGTATAAAATCATCGGGGCCTTCGCGGCCCCGCCCGGCCTCTTCATAGCGGCGCTTCTCGCAGCCGCTTCCGCGGCTTTCGTAACGGCGCGCCGCCCGCGCCGTCACGGCCGGAACTTCACGCCGGTTGCGCTCGTCCTATTCGCCGCAGTCCTTTACGTAATGAGCACGCCAGCCGGGGCGCTTTTGACGGCGGGACCGCTCGAGTCCGCATATTCCGTGCAGCTTCCGCCGGAGGGCGAAGATGCCGCTTTCGTCGTGCTCGCCGGCGGCTCGTCATACGACGGGCGCGGTTCGTCAGTCCAGCCGTCGCCGCAGGCGCTCGAGCGCGTCTACACAGCGGTCACGCTGGCTTCAAAGCGCGATGGAAATTCCGTGCTCGTGATGTCGGGCGGCAACGTCTTCGGCGACAACGACCGTTCGGAGGCCTCGGCCATGCGCGACGCCGCGCGCGCGATGGGCTGGCGCGGAGAGACGGTGCTCGAAGAAGAGTCGCGCACCACGGCGGAGAATATGAAATACTGCGCCGGTATAGTGCGTTCGCTCGGCATTGAAAACGTCGCCGTCGTCACGAACGCCTACCACATGCCGCGCGCGATGTACCTCGCCCGCCGTTTCATGCCCGGGACGCGCCTCTATCCATGCCCCGGCCCGCGCCAGGCAGACCCGCTCGTCAGGGGGCTGCCGTCGTTTCTGCCGGCGGCGGGAAGCCTCGACATATCGTGCACCGCGGCCCGAGAGTGGATAGGAATCGCGGCGTCGGCCGCGGCCAGCCTCCGGAAATGA
- the gyrB gene encoding DNA topoisomerase (ATP-hydrolyzing) subunit B, whose product MEIPVNPQNGEHASDYNEKDIHVLEGLEAVRKRPGMYIGDQGPRGLHHLVYEVVDNSIDESLAGFCDTINVTVHKDGSVSVVDNGRGIPTGMHESGRPAAEVVLTVLHAGGKFDKSAYAISGGLHGVGVSVVNALSVWLDLTIWRDGKEYHQRYERGNPVTKLEVVGDTTLRGTRVQFLPDGEIFSTTEFQADVLKQRLRELAFLNSHVTINFEDQRPEKPEIKTYHYPGGIKSFVEYLNKGKEVLFKEPVVIRGEKDKTQLEVAIQYNDTYIERLFGFVNLINTVEGGTHVAGFRTAVTRAVNDEARKQKLLKDKDANLTGDDLKEGLTAVISVKVMEPQFEGQTKTKLGNNDVKGIVDSIVYEGLKNALDERPEILKPIVESALRARQAREAAKKAKDLVRRKSVMSSLSLPGKLADCSNRNPADCEIYIVEGDSAGGSAKQGRNREFQAILPLRGKILNVEKARLEKILSSETIRNIILALGCGVGDEFNEDKLRYHKIFIMADADVDGAHIRTLLLTLFFRYMPQIIEKGYLYVAQPPLYRVQCGKDVTYCFSEKEMKEAQNKANGKKVEVQRYKGLGEMNAEQLWDTTMNPENRVINRVEVQDAVEADELFGILMGDVVEPRRKFIEEFGREVKNLDI is encoded by the coding sequence ATGGAAATTCCCGTAAATCCGCAGAACGGCGAACACGCCTCCGACTACAACGAAAAAGACATACACGTTCTGGAGGGCCTCGAAGCCGTACGCAAACGCCCCGGCATGTATATAGGCGACCAGGGGCCGCGCGGCCTGCATCATCTGGTCTACGAAGTCGTGGACAACTCGATAGACGAATCGCTCGCGGGCTTCTGCGACACTATCAACGTGACGGTGCACAAGGACGGAAGCGTCAGCGTCGTAGACAACGGACGCGGCATCCCGACCGGCATGCACGAGTCCGGCCGTCCCGCCGCCGAGGTCGTCCTCACAGTGCTGCACGCGGGAGGCAAATTCGACAAGAGCGCATACGCGATATCCGGCGGCCTCCACGGCGTCGGCGTCTCCGTCGTCAACGCGCTTTCCGTGTGGCTCGACCTCACGATATGGCGCGACGGCAAGGAATACCATCAGCGCTATGAACGCGGCAACCCCGTGACGAAGCTCGAAGTCGTCGGGGACACGACGCTGCGCGGGACGCGCGTGCAGTTCCTGCCGGACGGCGAAATTTTCTCGACGACGGAATTTCAGGCAGACGTCCTGAAACAGAGGCTGCGCGAACTCGCCTTCCTCAACTCGCACGTCACGATAAACTTCGAGGACCAGCGCCCCGAGAAGCCTGAGATAAAAACTTACCACTACCCCGGCGGCATAAAGTCCTTCGTCGAATACCTCAACAAAGGCAAAGAAGTCCTCTTCAAAGAGCCCGTCGTGATACGCGGCGAGAAGGACAAGACTCAGTTAGAGGTCGCGATACAGTACAACGACACCTACATCGAGCGCCTCTTCGGCTTCGTCAACCTCATCAACACAGTCGAGGGCGGCACCCACGTCGCGGGCTTCCGCACAGCCGTCACGCGCGCCGTCAACGACGAGGCGCGCAAGCAGAAACTGCTTAAGGACAAAGACGCGAACCTCACCGGCGACGACCTCAAGGAAGGCCTCACCGCCGTCATCTCAGTCAAGGTCATGGAGCCGCAGTTCGAAGGGCAGACCAAGACCAAGCTCGGCAACAACGACGTGAAGGGCATCGTCGATTCGATAGTCTACGAAGGGCTCAAAAACGCGCTCGACGAGCGCCCCGAGATACTCAAGCCGATAGTCGAGAGCGCGCTGCGCGCGCGCCAGGCGCGCGAGGCCGCGAAGAAGGCGAAGGACCTCGTGCGGCGCAAATCCGTTATGAGCAGCCTCTCGCTGCCGGGCAAGCTCGCAGACTGCTCCAACCGCAACCCAGCCGACTGCGAGATATACATCGTCGAGGGAGACTCCGCCGGCGGCAGCGCCAAACAGGGGCGCAACCGCGAATTCCAGGCGATCCTCCCGCTTCGCGGAAAGATACTCAACGTCGAGAAGGCGCGCCTCGAAAAGATATTGAGCAGCGAGACGATACGCAACATCATACTCGCGCTCGGCTGCGGCGTCGGCGATGAATTCAACGAAGACAAGCTGCGCTACCACAAAATATTCATCATGGCGGACGCCGACGTAGACGGCGCGCACATCAGGACGCTGCTGCTGACGCTCTTCTTCCGCTACATGCCTCAGATAATCGAAAAAGGCTACCTCTACGTCGCGCAGCCGCCGCTCTACCGCGTGCAGTGCGGCAAAGACGTGACCTACTGCTTCTCCGAAAAAGAGATGAAAGAGGCGCAGAACAAGGCGAACGGCAAAAAAGTCGAAGTCCAGCGCTACAAAGGACTCGGCGAGATGAACGCCGAGCAGCTCTGGGACACGACGATGAACCCGGAAAACCGCGTCATAAACCGCGTAGAGGTGCAGGACGCGGTCGAGGCCGACGAGCTCTTCGGCATACTCATGGGCGACGTCGTCGAGCCGCGGCGCAAATTCATCGAGGAATTCGGACGCGAAGTCAAGAACCTGGACATATAG